The following nucleotide sequence is from Lentisphaerota bacterium.
GTGCGGAAACCATCGTCTTTCTGATGGTCTACACGAAAAACGACTTCGAGGATCTGCCGCCTGACGTAAAGAAAGCCGTGCGCCAACGAATCGCAATAATCAGACAGGAGTTTGAGCCATGAGCGTGAAACAAAAAGAATATGACTTCGACGCCGACGAACTGCTTGGTGCTCTCGACGAGACGCTGCAGCACGCACGCGGTAAAATCACCCTGCGCACAACCCGCGTGCCCCTGCCCAAAAAGGCGGCACCGATGCCACCCGAAAAAGTCGTCGCCTTGCGTCACACACTGAACGTGTCGCAGACGGTTTTCGCTCATCTCCTCAATGTATCGCCCATGACGGCGAAAAGCTGGGAGACCGGCCGCCGCTCGCCCTGCGGCGCGGCCTTGCGTCTGCTCGAAATCGCGGCTTCAAATCCCAATGTGCTCGCACCGTCCCACTGACGGACGACGGATACGGATAGGACGTACAAGCAGCCTTTTCCGAGGATCGACGAGTGTCGGTTCTGGACGGATAAATGGCGTTTATGTCAAGTTCCATGGCGGGGCGAAAGTGTCCGGGGCCGGTCCCGGCGGGATTTTTCGACCCAAATCCTCGCCTAAGGAGCGTCGCCGCCGATAACCTGCGCCTACACGCGCTCCGCAGCCATGGACCAGTCGCCAGAAAAGGCCGAAAACAGGCGGTTTTTCGACAGTGAGGGGGCTTTGGGGTGGTCAGGGGGCGCAAACGGGCACGCCCTTCCGCCCGGCGCCATCCTATAGAGTGCCGGTTTCGTCGGT
It contains:
- a CDS encoding XRE family transcriptional regulator; amino-acid sequence: MSVKQKEYDFDADELLGALDETLQHARGKITLRTTRVPLPKKAAPMPPEKVVALRHTLNVSQTVFAHLLNVSPMTAKSWETGRRSPCGAALRLLEIAASNPNVLAPSH